The sequence TGGCATTTAATTATACAGGAACACCACCAAATATCACTAATGTGAGCAATGCCACAAGGGCTGTGGTGTTGCCTTTCAACACAAGTGTGGAGCTGGTGCTTCAGGACACTAGCATTCTGGGTGCTGAGAGCCACCCTCTCCATCTACATGGGTataatttctttattgttGGACGTGGGTTTGGTAACTATGATCCAACTAAGGACCCTGCTAATTTTAATCTGGTGGATCCTGCGGAGAGGAACACTGCTGGTATTCCAGCTGGTGGTTGGATTGCGATTCGTTTCTTCGCAGATAATCCAGGTATAATATGATTGACAATCTAATAACATAACATTGCAAACTGTGCGAGatgaattatattaaaatagtaACAAAATGAATGAACTATTAATCAAAACTGCTAAAcattttgtttaaagaaaagaattttgaCATTATCATTAACGATTTGCTTTTTGTCGATATGTTTTCAGGGGTGTGGTTTATGCACTGTCACTTGGACATTCACACAAGCTGGGGGCTAAGGATGGCGTGGATCGTTCAGGATGGGCCGCAACCGAACCAGAAGTTACCACCACCGCCGTCCGATCTTCCTAAGTGTTGAGTTTGACTGACCATGTGTCCGGAtttccctcttcttttttttccctcatgTTGAGTGATTGTTATTGAATTTTCCTCTTTCAAGGCCTTTAACTTATAACTACATATGATGATTAATGATCATATTCTTTTGCTACATCCATGATCGAGTCATCAAA comes from Prunus dulcis chromosome 6, ALMONDv2, whole genome shotgun sequence and encodes:
- the LOC117630504 gene encoding laccase-10-like, which encodes NGLKFAASVNNFSFALPSTAMLQAHFSGQSSGVYTTDFPTKPLVAFNYTGTPPNITNVSNATRAVVLPFNTSVELVLQDTSILGAESHPLHLHGYNFFIVGRGFGNYDPTKDPANFNLVDPAERNTAGIPAGGWIAIRFFADNPGVWFMHCHLDIHTSWGLRMAWIVQDGPQPNQKLPPPPSDLPKC